GGTCCCAACATTAAAAATAATCTTAATTCATTGAAAAATAAGATAAAAAAGATTTCTCTTGGAGGAATTACCACAGGGAATTTTATCAGGGGAATCAAAAATAATTAGTGAAAGATCATTTTACAAATTCTCACCTTTCTTTAAATATAAAAGTAAATTCTCCCGTTTTTTTATCTTCTGTAACTGAAGATAATACATATCTACCTTTTAATCCATTACGAAGCATGTTATAAAGTTTTGAAGATTTTTCTTCTTTTGAATCTGGTTTAATTCTTATTTCCAAGCGTATCACCCTTAAACATATTACAATTATAATATTTATTATTACAGATTAAAATATTATGAATACAATTATGTAAAAAAAAATCTTTTCTTTGCTTATATAATTCTTGAAAATATTACCTAAAATTCCAAATAAAAAGATCTACTCTCTACAATCCATGGAAAACACAAAATCAAATTATATTTTAACTAAATCCTTATTACATGATGAATTGACAATTCAATGGAATACTAAATTACTACAATCTCACTAATTTAAGGTCTAAAACTTTAAATAGAACTGATATCAATAGTGACCTACTTCACATTATATTTCATAATGGTAAATATTCTTTAACGTCTTTTAATTTTAAAATAATTAAATTTTATAATGTGATATCCTTGAAAATTCAATTAACAAATTTAATAAGTGATAAAATGTTATTTCAACTAATATTTACATCTGCACTGACATTAATATTGTTATTAAATGCCATAAACCCCCTATATGCAGCAGAATATGGAAATAATAATTCAAAAAGCATTATTAGTCTGGATAATCTCTTAAGTTTTAATCGGATACCTGATAAAAGTTCCTTCAGTCAATATTAAAAATCCATATGAAGAAAGTGAAGAAATAAAAAAATTTCAGGAATTCTGGAAGAAGGATCTAAATTTAAGTATATAAGAGGGGTTAATAGCAGTGCTTCCAGACTTACTGTAGATGGTGGTGACTGCTGGGCTATGTCAGACTGTTTATATAAAAATATTAAAAAAATGGGTGTAGAATGTAAAATCCTTCAATACGAAACCACACTTTCTACAAGGCATAGAAGTGTACAGATAAAAAGTAATGATGAGTGGATTGATTTACCCTATGGAAAGTATGGATTTGACCACAGATTTGCCGCAACACACTCCAAACCAAGAATGTTCGTTTATAAGGGAGGTTAACTTAACCTCTTAATCTTTTAGCATAATCTAATTTAGATAATTATTAATTCTATGAACTCTAATATATTATATGATGAATTTCCACAAATATAATAGGATATTAATGCCCACAGATGGTTCAAAATGCTCTATAAAAGCAAGTAAACATGCATTATGGGTCGCAGATATGAGCGATGCAGTTATTATAGTTTTACATGTGGTTGATACACATATACTCCAATTAGGTTATTCAGGATTTTTTAGTGAAGACATATATGAAATACTCAAAAAAGAAGGAAAAGAAACAATTGAAAAATTTAGAAAAAAATTGGAAGAAAATAAAAGCAAATGTTCCCATGATATTAAAATAATAACTAAAATCAGAGATGGAGAACCATATGATGAAATAGTAAAGACTATTGATGAAGAAAATATCGATTTAGTTGTTATTGGAGCATCTGGTAGACACGGTATAGATCGACTTTTACTTGGAAGTGTGACAGAACGGGTTATAAGAAAATCAGCAGCCCCTGTTTTAGTGGTTCATTAATTTAAATTAGTATTTGACTCTATTTTTATGTTTTAAATCATATAAATCAGATTTATGAGAATTTAGGTATTTTACTGGTTTCTTTTGGTACATCACTTCCCGAACTTGCGTTTGAGACTATTTCAATGCTACATGGATATAAACTTCTTGCAATCGGTGATTTAATGGGAAGTACTGTAGCAAATTCCACTTTAATATTAGGAGTAGTGGCGCTTATAAACCCAATTTCAGTTCCTGATCTAACAGAGTTCCAGATAGTATCCTTCTTTTTATTTGTTTTAATCTTAATTTTTATAATATTTTTACAAAGTAAAAGCGGAATAACCCGTCTAAAAGCGTTATTATTAATAGTTATCTATGTTATTTTTTTAGTTATATCTGGATATGGCCAGTTAATGTTTTAAATATTTTATCAATTATTGCATTTTACTTCTTTTCACCAGATACTTCTCCATTTCTATTAGGAAGAATCCAGGTAATGCAAAGAGCACTATGGTTATCCACCACTCCAGTGGTATGGCCTCTGTTCTGAAGATGAATTCAAGCGGAGGAAGATACACTATCATTAATAAAGATATTAGCATTGCACTAATTCCCATAAGCAGCCATTTATTGGATATCGGGCTGAAAGTAAATGCAGAATCGTAGATTGATCTTGCAGTTAGGATATAAAAGATATGGGCCAGTATAACGGTTGCAAAAGCTGCTGTTTGTGCCTGTATCACCGTAAATGCATCTACAGAACCTGAAAAGGCGGGTATCCCGTAAATATAAAATACGGATAAGCCTGCACCTGCTATGGCCAGGGAAACTATACCTACCTTCCTTAAAAATAAACGATTCACTATCTGCTCTTTAGGATCGCGTGGTGGAAATTTAAGCAGTCCTTTCTCCTTGGGCTCTTTAATCAATGGTAAAGATAAGAATATGGAAACAAAGAGATTTATCCACAGAATCTGCACAGGCTCTAAAGGAAGGCTGAACACAAAAAGAGGGATAAATGGTGAAAGCAGTACCGCGCCAAGTATTATTAATCCTTGCCCCCCATTTGCAGCAAGAGTATATAATATGACTTTTCTGATGTTTTCGAAGATGTATCTTCCTTCTTCTACTGCTTTTACTATGCTTGCGAAGTTATCGTCGGCTAGCACCATGTCTGATGCTTCTTTACTTACATCAGTCCCGGTTATTCCCATTGCTATTCCTATATCTGCAGCCTTCAAGGCCGGAGCATCATTTACCCCATCCCCTGTCATTGCAACAACTTCCCTTCTTTTCTGTAATTGGGTGGTTATCCTGTATTTATGTTCGGGTGCGACCCGGGCATAAACTGAAACTTCACCAACAATATCAGAAAGCTCTTTATTGGCCATTTTGTTTATTTCTTTTCCGGTAACTACCCTATCTTCCCCTAAACCAATTCCTAACTGTTGAGCAATAGCTTTTGCAGTTATGGCATGATCCCCGGTTATCATAACAGTCCTTATCCCTGCCCCTTTTGCTTTTTCAATTGCACCTATAACTTCCTCCCTTGGAGGGTCAATCATCCCCTGAAGCCCCAGAAAAGTGAGATCATCAATTTCTTCGCGGCTGACTTCTTTTTGGTTCTTTGAAACGACTTTATATGCAAAACCGAGTACTCTTAAAGCATTTTCAGCCATTTCATCGGCAACAGATGATATCTGCTTATTTTGGACATGCCCTATTTTCCCATTTATAAGCTGGTTACTGGACAATTTAATCAGCTTTTCAGGAGATCCCTTAACATAGATGATGTTTTCATTTTTGCCCTGATTTAGGGTGGCCATGAACCTGTTTTCTGATTGGAAGGGCACTTCATCCAGTTGAGGTGGCTTTTCAGTGATATCTGCCTTAAATGCAGATACAATTAAAGCACCTTCTGTGGGGTCTCCCACCACTTTATATTCATTATCATCTTCAACTAAAGATGCGTTATTGCATATCATGCCTGTTTTCAGTGTTTGAATGAACTCTGGAGGTTCCTGGGATAATTTAACCTGATTACCCTCAAATATAAATTCACCCTGTGGTTTGTATCCTGTTCCAGTAACATGGTATGCTTTTTCTCCGCTGTAGATGCTGACCACAGTCATCTGGTTTTTGGTGAGTGTACCAGTCTTATCCGAACAAATCACCGTGGCACGGCCCAATGTTTCTACGGAGGGTAATTTTCTTATAAGCGCATTTCTGCGTGCCATGGCACTAACACCCAGTGCTAAAGTTATGGTCAGTACTGCGGGCAATCCTTCAGGTATTGCCGCAACAGCAAGTGAAGATGAGGCCATAAAAGAGTAAATAAGTCCATAACCGAATAAGTAAGAGATTATAAAATTTAAAAATGCAATAAGTATAATGGCCACCACTATGATTTCAGAAAATTTGTCCATTTTTTTAATTAAGGGAGTTTTAATTTTATGGGTTTCCTTCATTATCTCTGCAATTTTACCCATTTCTGTATTTTCACCAGTAGCTATAACAATTCCCTGACCAGAACCTTCGGTGATGAAAGTGCCGCTGAAGGCAATACAGTTTTGATCTGCAGGAGGAATTTCTGAGGCGATTATATCTTCAACACTCTTTGAAACAGGTACAGACTCTCCTGTAAGGGCTGCTTCATCAGCATGTAAGTTTTTAACCCGGAAAAGACGAAGATCGGCAGGTACTTGAGCCCCACTTCCGAGTATAACCACATCTCCAGGAACAAGTTCACGTGCCAAAATAGATTTTTTCTCACCATCCCTCAGCACTGTGCATTCTGGAACCATCATCTTTTCAAGAGCTTCAATTGATGATTCTGCCTTTCCCTCCTGAATAAATCCTATAATTGTGTTAGCAATTACCACTCCTAAAATAACTGCTGTGTCGATTAATTCACCTATGAATGTCGTAAATACAGCTGCTGCAATTAAAACATATATTAAAGGATTGTTGAATTGCCTTATAAATCTTAAAAACGGACTTATTTGCTTAAAACTTATTTCATTATTTCCATATTTTTTTAGTCTCTTTTTTACCTCTGTAGAGCTGAGTCCATTAGAACTGGTTTTTAAAATTTCAAAAGTCTCATTTACTGACCTTTGATACCACTTGATTTCACCTGACATGGGTTGACCTTATCTTATTCATTACAAGAACCTATTTTTAGAATTCATCTTCAATTGAACATGATGGATCATGACATATTCCCGCCACCTTAGAAACATTCAGCACAAATGCAAGTCCTTTACCGGGTTCATTTAATTTTCCTGCTCTTACAATAGCATCAAGTACTTTGTCTGCAAGTTCTTTCTTAATCAGTATCATGATTATTTCTTTAGCTGGCTCGATTGGAATCCCTAAAATCTTTTCATGTTCATGTACACCAGTTCCTCGCCCATAGAAAACTGTTCCCCCCTCTGCCCCTGCTTTTTGTGCTTCTTCTAAGATTTCACTTCCCCTTTCTGCCTCAACAATCGCAAAAATAATCTGAAATGGGTTTCCATTGTTCATTTTTTTATCCTCCTTTTAATCATGATTCCAAATAATAACATGAGAATTATGGGGCACATGGCTATTACTCCAATGGTTCCAAGTCCAAAAACACCAGATTCACCACCCAGCATACCGATGGCAATACTGGTTATGATTGGTAGAGCAAAGGTAACAACTACTGGCCCTGTAGCAACAGCCCCTGAGTCGAATGCTATGGGAATGATATCTCCGGGAGATATATACGTTAAAAACAGTAATAGAATATATCCTGGTATTAAAATAAATGCAATAGGAATTTCAAAGTAAATTCTCAAGATTATAAGTGTTAATGCAATTCCAACTCCCAATGCAATAATTGGAATGATATATTTTCTTTTTAAATATCCTGCCGAAACTTTTTCTATTTCATAAGCAAGAAGACTAACAGCAGGTTCAGCAAAAACAACGATAATACCTATAACAAATATCAGGAAAATCACTAAAAATGAATTTGTTTCCGATAAAAATGCGCCTATTTTTTCTCCCATGGGAATTAAACTTATTCTAGCCCCTAAAAGGAATAAGAAAAAACCTATTGTGGTCATTAATATACCAACAAGCATTCTCTTAAAATTAGGGGGTACTTTTTTAAGTACAATAAGCTGGAAAAATATAAATAACACGATAACTGGAGTTATGGCTTCAATAACTTCAATAAAAACTTCAAGTGGTAAATTGAAATCCATTAGATTCCTCCTTTGATTAGGCCATATACCAGAAGTGCCATAATCGGCCCTATAGAACCAATTGCCATGACTCCAAATCCAGATGTTAATCTATCCCGTCCACCCAGAACAGATGCTATTCCTATTCCAAAAGCAATTAAAAAAGGTACTGTCATTGGACCTGTGGTTACTCCTCCCATGTCAAATGCAGTGGTTAAAAACTCTTCATTAGAAATTAGGGCAAGTGCCAAATTTATTGTATATCCTGGTATTAAAATATATTTGATAGGCGTATTAAGGATTATTCTTAAAATAGCTACAATAGCAAATACCCCTAGCCCTAAAGCCGTTACATAAATAATCTCTCTTTGAGTTAAGAAAAAGAGCACTATATTTTCGATCTGATATGCCAATAACCTAACGTCAGGTTCTGCTATGGTAAGGGTTACTCCAAGGAGAAATCCAAAAAATAATATCATAAATAGTGCCTTTTTTTCTATAAAAGAGGCTCCTATCTGCTCTCCCATAGGTAAAAGCCCAAATTTAGCTCCCTGAATAAAAATTACAAATCCA
This genomic stretch from Methanobacterium sp. harbors:
- a CDS encoding universal stress protein, whose translation is MNFHKYNRILMPTDGSKCSIKASKHALWVADMSDAVIIVLHVVDTHILQLGYSGFFSEDIYEILKKEGKETIEKFRKKLEENKSKCSHDIKIITKIRDGEPYDEIVKTIDEENIDLVVIGASGRHGIDRLLLGSVTERVIRKSAAPVLVVH
- a CDS encoding HAD-IC family P-type ATPase, coding for MSGEIKWYQRSVNETFEILKTSSNGLSSTEVKKRLKKYGNNEISFKQISPFLRFIRQFNNPLIYVLIAAAVFTTFIGELIDTAVILGVVIANTIIGFIQEGKAESSIEALEKMMVPECTVLRDGEKKSILARELVPGDVVILGSGAQVPADLRLFRVKNLHADEAALTGESVPVSKSVEDIIASEIPPADQNCIAFSGTFITEGSGQGIVIATGENTEMGKIAEIMKETHKIKTPLIKKMDKFSEIIVVAIILIAFLNFIISYLFGYGLIYSFMASSSLAVAAIPEGLPAVLTITLALGVSAMARRNALIRKLPSVETLGRATVICSDKTGTLTKNQMTVVSIYSGEKAYHVTGTGYKPQGEFIFEGNQVKLSQEPPEFIQTLKTGMICNNASLVEDDNEYKVVGDPTEGALIVSAFKADITEKPPQLDEVPFQSENRFMATLNQGKNENIIYVKGSPEKLIKLSSNQLINGKIGHVQNKQISSVADEMAENALRVLGFAYKVVSKNQKEVSREEIDDLTFLGLQGMIDPPREEVIGAIEKAKGAGIRTVMITGDHAITAKAIAQQLGIGLGEDRVVTGKEINKMANKELSDIVGEVSVYARVAPEHKYRITTQLQKRREVVAMTGDGVNDAPALKAADIGIAMGITGTDVSKEASDMVLADDNFASIVKAVEEGRYIFENIRKVILYTLAANGGQGLIILGAVLLSPFIPLFVFSLPLEPVQILWINLFVSIFLSLPLIKEPKEKGLLKFPPRDPKEQIVNRLFLRKVGIVSLAIAGAGLSVFYIYGIPAFSGSVDAFTVIQAQTAAFATVILAHIFYILTARSIYDSAFTFSPISNKWLLMGISAMLISLLMIVYLPPLEFIFRTEAIPLEWWITIVLFALPGFFLIEMEKYLVKRSKMQ
- a CDS encoding P-II family nitrogen regulator, with translation MNNGNPFQIIFAIVEAERGSEILEEAQKAGAEGGTVFYGRGTGVHEHEKILGIPIEPAKEIIMILIKKELADKVLDAIVRAGKLNEPGKGLAFVLNVSKVAGICHDPSCSIEDEF
- a CDS encoding DUF1538 domain-containing protein translates to MDFNLPLEVFIEVIEAITPVIVLFIFFQLIVLKKVPPNFKRMLVGILMTTIGFFLFLLGARISLIPMGEKIGAFLSETNSFLVIFLIFVIGIIVVFAEPAVSLLAYEIEKVSAGYLKRKYIIPIIALGVGIALTLIILRIYFEIPIAFILIPGYILLLFLTYISPGDIIPIAFDSGAVATGPVVVTFALPIITSIAIGMLGGESGVFGLGTIGVIAMCPIILMLLFGIMIKRRIKK
- a CDS encoding DUF1538 domain-containing protein produces the protein MKFKAFKKEFKSTLKSFSPAILLIFIFQIFFIRMSIMEFIPIVVGLIFTLFGFVIFIQGAKFGLLPMGEQIGASFIEKKALFMILFFGFLLGVTLTIAEPDVRLLAYQIENIVLFFLTQREIIYVTALGLGVFAIVAILRIILNTPIKYILIPGYTINLALALISNEEFLTTAFDMGGVTTGPMTVPFLIAFGIGIASVLGGRDRLTSGFGVMAIGSIGPIMALLVYGLIKGGI